One genomic region from Eptesicus fuscus isolate TK198812 chromosome 4, DD_ASM_mEF_20220401, whole genome shotgun sequence encodes:
- the IRX2 gene encoding iroquois-class homeodomain protein IRX-2: MSYPQGYLYQAPGSLALYSCPAYGASALAAPRSEELARSASGSAFSPYPGSAAFTAQAATGFGSPLQYSADAAAAAAGFPSYMGAPYDAHTTGMTGAISYHPYGSAAYPYQLNDPAYRKNATRDATATLKAWLNEHRKNPYPTKGEKIMLAIITKMTLTQVSTWFANARRRLKKENKMTWAPRNKSEDEDEEEGDAARSKESLDKAQEGTETSAEDEGISLHVDSLTDHSCSAESDGEKLPCRAGDPLCESGSECKDKYDDLEDDEEDEEEGERDLAPSKAVTSSPLTGVEAPLLSPPPEAAPRGGGGGGKTPLGNRTSPGAPQPASKPKLWSLAEIATSDLKQPSVGPGCAPPGLPAAAAPASSGAPPGGSPYPASPLLGRHLYYTSPFYGNYTNYGNLNAALQGQGLLRYNAAASGPGEALHAAPKAASDAGKAGTHPLEPHYRPPGGSYEPKKDASEGCTVVGGGIQSYL, from the exons ATGTCCTACCCGCAGGGCTACCTGTACCAGGCGCCCGGCTCGCTGGCGCTTTACTCTTGCCCAGCGTACGGCGCGTCGGCACTGGCGGCGCCGCGGAGCGAGGAGCTGGCGCGCTCGGCGTCGGGCTCCGCGTTCAGCCCTTACCCGGGCTCGGCGGCCTTCACGGCACAGGCGGCCACTGGCTTCGGCAGCCCGCTGCAGTACTCGGccgacgccgccgccgccgccgccggcttCCCGTCCTACATG GGCGCGCCCTACGACGCGCACACGACTGGGATGACGGGCGCCATCAGCTATCACCCGTATGGCAGCGCGGCCTACCCGTACCAGCTCAACGACCCAGCGTACCGCAAGAACGCCACGCGGGATGCCACGGCCACGCTCAAGGCCTGGCTCAACGAGCATCGCAAGAACCCCTACCCCACCAAGGGCGAGAAGATCATGCTGGCCATCATCACCAAGATGACCCTCACGCAGGTCTCCACCTGGTTCGCCAACGCGCGCCGGCGCCTCAAGAAGGAGAACAAGATGACGTGGGCCCCGAGGAACAAAAGCGAGGATGAAGACGAGGAGGAGGGTGATGCGGCCAGGAGCAAGGAGAGTCTGGATAAAGCGCAGGAGGGCACCGAGACATCCGCGGAGGACGAAG GGATCAGCCTGCACGTCGACTCGCTCACGGATCACTCCTGCTCCGCGGAGTCGGACGGGGAGAAGCTGCCTTGCCGCGCCGGGGACCCCTTGTGCGAATCGGGCTCAGAGTGCAAGGATAAGTACGACGACCTGGAGGACgacgaggaggacgaggaggagggcGAGCGGGACCTGGCGCCGTCCAAAGCCGTGACCTCGTCGCCGCTCACCGGCGTGGAGGCGCCGTTGCTGAGCCCTCCGCCCGAGGCCGCGCCCCGCGGTGGCGGCGGTGGTGGCAAGACCCCCCTGGGCAACCGGACGTCGCCGGGCGCGCCGCAGCCCGCCAGCAAGCCCAAGCTGTGGTCTCTGGCCGAGATCGCCACGTCGGACCTCAAGCAGCCGAGCGTGGGCCCGGGCTGCGCGCCGCCGGGGCTGCCCGCGGCCGCAGCGCCGGCCTCGTCGGGGGCGCCACCCGGAGGCTCTCCCTACCCCGCATCCCCGCTGCTCGGCCGCCACCTCTACTACACATCGCCCTTCTATGGCAACTACACAAACTACGGGAACTTGAACGCGGCGCTGCAGGGCCAGGGGCTCCTGCGGTACAACGCGGCGGCCTCGGGCCCAGGAGAGGCGCTGCACGCGGCGCCCAAGGCGGCCAGCGACGCGGGCAAAGCAGGCACGCATCCGCTGGAGCCCCATTACCGGCCCCCGGGCGGCAGCTATGAGCCCAAGAAAG ATGCCAGTGAGGGCTGCACCGTGGTTGGTGGGGGCATCCAGTCCTACCTATAG
- the IRX2-DT gene encoding uncharacterized protein IRX2-DT isoform X2, giving the protein MLPSPETHSASGPRSRPEARGPTPGTRAGAAFGAQGTEKIKVGLAFSLKNQSKRHAAWSLHFGQGGVDVRVSRSRVPHESKR; this is encoded by the exons ATGCTACCGTCGCCCGAAACGCACTCCGCCTCCGGGCCCAGGAGCAGACCCGAGGCGCGCGGACCAACCCCGGGTACGCGAGCAGGAGCTGCTTTCGGTGCCCAGGGAACCGAGAAG ATTAAAGTTGGCTTGgctttctctttgaaaaatcaaTCGAAAAGACACGCTGCG TGGTCGCTGCACTTCGGACAAGGCGGCGTGGACGTGCGCGTTTCAAGAAGCCGAGTCCCCCACGAGTCCAAGCGCTGA
- the IRX2-DT gene encoding uncharacterized protein IRX2-DT isoform X1 translates to MIRLEAACILARLVRLGDEGPEPLSSPGIGPPSGRCTSDKAAWTCAFQEAESPTSPSAEKRQKRGQDFRANRESGSRGPRRSVDADLPGCLAAGRPERCGPEVVRAGGEGALWPAAEASSLLRWPQQRSRPPTGGGRPCPGLPRSTWV, encoded by the exons ATGATTAGGCTAGAGGCCGCCTGCATTCTGGCCAGGCTGGTCCGCTTGGGGGACGAAGGGCCTGAGCCCCTCTCTTCACCGGGAATAGGCCCACCCAG TGGTCGCTGCACTTCGGACAAGGCGGCGTGGACGTGCGCGTTTCAAGAAGCCGAGTCCCCCACGAGTCCAAGCGCTGAGAAACGCCAGAAACGCGGCCAGGACTTCAGGGCCAACCGGGAAAGCGGCAGTCGCGGGCCCAGGCGCTCTGTAGACGCGGACCTTCCCGGCTGTCTGGCCGCGGGGAGGCCGGAGCGGTGCGGGCCCGAAGTCGTGCGCGCGGGCGGCGAGGGGGCGCTGTGGCCCGCGGCTGAGGCCTCGTCCCTGCTGCGGTGGCCCCAGCAACGTTCCAGGCCACCGACGGGCGGCGGGCGCCCCTGCCCTGGCTTACCCCGTTCCACTTGGGTTTAA